The following is a genomic window from Mauremys mutica isolate MM-2020 ecotype Southern chromosome 4, ASM2049712v1, whole genome shotgun sequence.
TAAGTGGCTGTTGAATGGGGGGGTTGCGGAATTGCCTTGTGGTGGGGGTTGTGGCAGGCTTGccttggaggtgggagggggagggagtgctgattgttttgcatttcaaaagaCAGTAACCGTACTCATTCTCTGTTGTGCTCtttgctgggagaggctgggactggaagaTCTCCCAAAGCCAGCAGTCTTGCACCTTCTCCTACAGCATTTCTTGCTCTGAACCAGGGCTGAAGTAGCAGGGATCTCCCCATTGCACCTCCGGCTGGGGAAAGCTGGGACTGTAAGGACTGAGGGCTTCCTCATAACCGGAGTCTAGCTTTTTAGACAGAACCTAAAGCAGTTTTAGCATCCACTTCTGCTTTCAGCAGTAGGCATTTAAGAGGCTTTATTCCCCTTGAGGAACAATGCATTGTGGGAAGGAGCTGCAGCTTCTGCAGCACTTTTGGTCCTATGTTTGTGCCTCCTGGGTCCTTTGCTCACCTGCTTCACCTGAACCAAAAGTCTTAACATCAAAGAAGGTTTGGTGCTCTTGGGTAATGGTCCGCCCTGCTATTACGTCGTCCATCTCATCCAAAGGCCtcgctgagagagagagagacagagatgttGAGAGGCAAAGCTCCAACGTTTTACATAGGACTTCAGAAGTCGCACCATCCCTCCCGACACGTAGTGGGGTTGGTGGAAATATTGCTTTTTTTAAGCAAGACCATTGGTTCACTAATTCTTCCCAACCTCTGGCCAACAGGTGAACTAATAAGCACCATCCAGTTAGCTGGAATATGGGGGCACATATTGAGGTGATGCAGGGGGATGGGGATGTCAGTCAATAAAGGGCTCCTCAAACCTCAGGCATAGTCTTACATGTGTACACATATACCATGTGACCCACACATGCATGACAATGTAAACAGATGAATCCCATATATGTAGCCTCCCATGAGGCTGTGGCCCAGCCACTCCTCACCACAAGGTCCCTTCACCACAGTACTGTATCCTCCTGGCTACTGTGAATTTCTCCCACCCTGCAGGCCCAAGATCCCCATAGCAGCCCCATACCCACTGAAGCGCCTCACCACAGTAGTGCAGGTCACAGTACTCAAAGGTAGTATTTGGATGATGCACATAACACCAAACACCTTCATCATCCCCATCAGGATTCCGGCAATAATTCTCCACCAGCTTCACTTCTGGGAGAAACATAGTTCCATGGGACAGCTCCTTTGCCTTGTCTGAGGCCCATGGCAAACACTTGGCCCCAGAGATGGTGACAGAGCGATGCCCATTGTAATACAGCCCTTTGTCTGTTTCACATGGCTCCTTTGTTTTGTCCAGTGGAGGAGTCCGGGGAATAAATGGAACTGTGGTCTTGTTCTGACCTGAGAGAGAAGGAGCAAGACAGCTGTTATCAGACTCATAGCCCTGCAGTGGGAAGTGCTGGTGTCTGGCTACAGACCAGATTCCAGCAGGCCCCAGAGCACTTCACTATGTCCCATCACTCCACTATGTCTGGGAGTCCCCACCCTGAATCCCATGGGATACCCCACACAGCCCAGGAGCCCCCGCCTCACCAGTGAGGCACCTGGGGGTGCTGTGTCACTCAAAGTAAAATGAAGCAGACCTTTATCCCACTTCTCTGTGCCATTCCCAGATGTTAATGGCACTTCAGTGTGTTTGCATTTTCAGGGAAAGGCTCCCTACAAGGCAGTTACATTGATGCCCCAGGCACTTCCTGCGGGAaatggagtgacccagccccagccttctctgctcccctggctcccaggcttttttttgggaggggggggggaaccgccccccagcactcgcTGGCAGCGTggctgggagcggagcaggctggggccgggtcactctaCTTacaggtgagtgcaggcccgactgcttctggagtcctcaggagagtgggggcagggctggggcggggaagaggcggagcaggggcaggagcagcacacagctgcccTACgtagctgcgtactttgcgtatgggtaaggacagccctgtATGGAGGGTTACCCAAGAAACCACTTACAGTTCTGAGCTAGAGCTACCACAGCCCTCCACTCATTTGGAGCACGTGGGGAGATAGCCCTTCGCAGTCATGTGCAGCCAGCTTCCAAACCGCAGGCCCCCTCAAAACATTTCTGCCTCAGCCAATGAGATATAAAATATTCTTCACAGCCCCAAGTCCATTAGTTCTGTTCTCATCCTCTCACAGGTCTCGCCTGGTGGCAAGTCGTGGGGAGCAGGGCTCCAGTTTCctgggcaggcaggcagacacCAGGAGAGGTACTGTGGAGCTGTCGCTTGGCTTCACCCTCCTTTCGTTCTCCTCATGTAGTACTGGAGCCCCAGTGTTGGCAGCTGCTGTGACAGCAGCAGGCACATCTGTGATATCGTAGCTACCTGAGCGAGCAGCAGCAGGGTCAAGCCTAGCTTCCGAGAAGCTGCCCCTCCCTGGTGTAGCCAATTCCTGTCCTGCATGAGCAACCAGGGCACCATCCATGAAGGGAAATGATGCCTCTCTAACGTGCTAGTCTCTGAGCATGTAAGCAAGATGATGGCTAAGAGAGAGTCAGCTAGTAAAAGCCTCTGCCATGGGTCAGAAACTGGCCAAGGAGCAGAGAACAGCACAGGGACAAGTGGCCGAGTCTCCCCCAGCAAAGGGGAAcagtggcatttaaaaaaatatatattcccaTACTCTTATTCCTAGTTTCAGCCTTGAAAGCTCCCCTATCAGAAGGGCTGCCATCGCCTACTGTCAGCAGGGCCGATGCCTGGCACAACGGCTGCCATTTCCTGACAGACTCTGCATGTGGACTGCTCCTAGCGAGATGGCTATCACATCTCATTGTGTTCAATGAGACAGAGGCCAGGCTGCTCTCAAGGAAGATGGCTGCCACTCTAGAGGGAGCTAGAGAGGACACTAGGGAGAGGAGCTGGGCTAATGAGgtgcagggggctgcagcctgcacaGGGGAGACTAAGTGGATGTCTAGAGGGTGCAGCAGCCTGTGGGAGAGCGGGGGTGCACAACGGGGGGCACAGCTGCCAAgcgagggaggggcagggagaagaaggACACAGCGCTGCCAAGGCTGGAGAGTGCTTCATGCATCACCTGCCTTTGGCCAGGGCCCAAGCCCTTCTGCCAACCCATCATGTTCCAGCGCTGCCTGAAGTAAaaccctctctgattggctgcctgccccacctcccGGGGAAGCTGGCAGAGCTATTCCCTCAGGACCCGCCCGCCCCTATGCCAGTCTcactggaggggaggagggagcagaaagagcccagcagctctGGGTGGCTCTGCTCCCCTCCTGTGAGCAGTGGGAACAGCAGGGTTCCTCTGCACCTTCCCCCTCCACTCTCCCTCCCTACCACACCTGgcctgggaagagggagagggCGAGGAATACCTGGAGTTGCAGGAACAGATGTGAGGCTGGCAGAtgtggggctgagagctcctgcagcGAGGTGCCAAAAATCACCTTAATCAAATTTGGGACCATTGGTACCACCTATTGTCACCCTCCCACACACTGGAGGGGGCaggaattttaaacaaaaaacccaaaacctatattgtgttttttggtctttttctatAACATGATTTTGGAACCtttggggctggcaatactgaGAATAGCAGTTTCCCATCCTCTCGGTGATGAGAGGATAAGCGGAGGTCAagcagtgagtgagtgagtgagttctGAACCTGAGAGGATCACACACAAATAGGGGAGGGATGGTTTTGCCATAACGGTTACTTAAAAAAACAGAAAGTAGGCAAAAAAATATGATTTATTCATTCCTGATTTATGAATGCCTGAGGCTGGCAGCAGTGATGCAGCTGCTGCAAGGCTCTAGGGGGCACAACATTATttagagtcagggccggctccagcttttttgctgccccaagcggcgaagcggGGAGGGGAGATAAAGCTGTGATCAGcggctcttcggcagcagctctaccgcgctgcttcattcttcggcggcaattcggcggcgagtcctttgctccaagagagactgagggatccgccgccgaattgctgccgaagacctggacatgccgcccctttccactggccgccccaagcacctgcttcctttgctggtgcctggccGGCCCTGTTTAGAGTAGCGAAGAATAGTAATGATTGAGCACTTCAGAGGGACCTAAGCAAGCTAGGTGAATGGACAGCACAACGGGGAGCCCTCTCCAGCTCAGTGTGCATTTGCCTTCCAAGCCATAGCTCCGCCACCCATTCCCACAGGACTCCTCCCTCCCGCACCCATTCTCCACAGACCCTCCCCTTTCTTGAGGTCCTTAGTATCAGCATTAGAGTAAATTCTTCCCTCCCAGGGAGCGGGGTATCTCAGGGCCCAGTGGCGAGGCTCACCACACACTGGAACAGCACACTCCTCCCGTCGCACTGCTGGGTCTCGGGTGTAGCACCAGGGGCCATTTGGGTTGTTGTCTGGGTTTCTGCAGTAATTCTTGGTGAGATTGGCATCCAGATTGGCGGTGACGTTAAACCTATGAGAAAGGAGTGATGAGGTAGCTAGCAGCCTAGAGTACCCCTCCAATCAGGGTTGTGGTCTTCCTCACAACCTGGCTCCTCCAACCAGAGCTGGGATTTAGTGTGTGTTGAAGAGGATTATGGACTTACTCAGGTCTGTGAGGGAATTTGCTTGTCCAGAACTGACATTCAATCCCCGACTTGGTGACAGAAACTGTCCCTCGATAGTTCTGCCCACTTCCTGATACACAGTTTCCTGCCAAAGTCCCAACAGAGGGCAAGTCAGACCCAGAGGGAAATCAGAGGCATTATTTTCATGGAGTCCATAGGTACCAGCCTACAAATCCCTGACTTGGGTTCTCACATACATGCACAGACCCACCTTAAACAAAGTTTACCCCCAGATCATCCTGATGGACTTCACTTCTGTATCTCAGTGCCTTGATttggagctggggggagctgggaatAGCAGAGAGGAACTGGCTCCTCACTGGAGCTGGCGGCAGCTGGGCATCTATCCTATGCTATTCCAAGGGGGAATCCAGGGTTTTTGGGATGTTAAAGAAACGTGTTTGTGGGGGATCAATATGGCAGGAAAGTCTAGGGGGCTCTGCCTCCCCCTCTAAGTGCTGTTGCTCCCCCTGATATCGTCCATCTGACGACCTCCCCGCTTCTTTAGAATTTCCTCCCAAATTGTGCTGGGAGCAGGTTTCCAGGAACTCACCATCTCCAGTGGCTCATGAGGTCTCCAAGCCCCTCTTACCTGCCAAACACTCATCCAGTGCTGTCCTGAGCTTCCCCGGGGATTCACATTCTAACAAATAAGAGCAAGAAACCTGTCAGGTCAAAGGCTCTCCAATGAGCACTGCAGCTCAAGTCAGCATAACATATGAGAGGATAGAGCCCTGGGGAGTGGGCCCTGCTAACGAAGCTAGGGAGCCAGTTCTTTGGGGTACAGCAATACAGCCTGTGCGACATCAAAGCATTTGCAGGACTTGAACCAACTTACCCCTGTATTTCCTCCAGAATTCATCCTGCAAAACAAATGCAAACACTTAGGATCCGAGTAATGGAGCCTCATCCCTGCCTGAACTTCTGCAATTCAAACCAAAGCCAGACACCATCTCGGTAAGAGAATGTCCCTTCTTGGCAAACAGGGAGCAAATTCTGGCCCTGCTGAGATCAAAGATACTGGAGCACAACAGAGAGAAAGTGACACTGAGTCACATGCTTTCCTTCAAATTCTGGGGCTACCTATCCtatcacagccctgccccaaTGGAGGCCGTTTGAAAGCAGCCCATTTCACTTCTGCCTGACCTATCTCAGCATCACCAGTTTCCAGCTGTCAAATCCTCTTCAAGCAGAATACTGCCTTGAGAACTACCCCACTTGGGGAGTAGCAGGGGACTGGAGACAAAGCATTTCAGGTGGGGAACACTGGCAGTAATGGCCTTTCCTGTGGTCAGCTGCCTTCCCTCTCCATTCTGGGCTTGGGGTGCCTAAGTTTACACCAGCCAGCCACAAACTCCTCTTTGCTTCCATCCCTGCAGGGTCAGGCACCAGTGGCAAGCATTAGCTCTATGATTTATATTACACTAGTATCCCAAATGTGCTGGGTGCTGCCTAGACATGTAGTAATGGACAATCCTTGGTGCAAAAACCTTCTAAACCGGAAAGACAAATAACTGACAAAGCTTGGGGGCAAGGGAAACATCATAAGCAAAGGAGTCGGGGGCTGATTGGTAGCAATCTTGTACAGACTTATCTACAAGGCGTGTTAGTCCTTGCTAGAAGGGTATACATTCTAGTACACACTAGCATGTTGCACACTAACTGGCTTGTGTGGACCCTGCTAGTGTGTACTAAGAGCGTGCAtagggttgccagatgtccagttttcgaccggaatgcctggtcaaaaagggatccaGGCGGTGCCGAAGTCCGGTCGGCAGCGCAgcatggctaaggcaggctccctgcctgctctggctccatgcagctcctggaagccgcTAGCATttccctccggctcctaggcggaggtgcagccacaggggctctgcatgctgcccctgccctaagtgccagctccgtagctcccattgactaggaaccatggccaatgggagctgtgggggcagcgcctgcagagcCCCCAGGGCCATGCCTCctcctaggagccggacatgccggtCACTtttgggagccacctgaggtaagtacTGCATGGatccctggagcctgcatccctcaccccctaccacaccccaacccccagccctgagccccctcacacatccgaactccctcccagagcctgcaccccctccctcccgaaCCCTttggccccagtccagagcctcctcctgcatcccaaactcctcatccccagccccacaccagagcccgcactcccagcaggagccatcacccccacccctgcacctcaacccccagcctggagcccacaTGCACCCTgaaccctcatttctggccccaccccagagcccatactctCCTTCCACAGCCTATCTCCCTGCCCAGAGGCCTCAGCCCAGAGTCCgcaccaccagccagagccctcaccccctcccacactccaacctcctgcccagcccagtgaaaatgagcaagagaGCAAGGATGGGGGACAGCGAgtgatggagggtggggggatggagtgagtgggggcagggcctcaggaaggggtgggacagggagcagggcaaggatgttcggttttctgcaatcagaaagttggtaaTCCTAAGCGAACATTAATATGGTCCTGTTTCAAaggtgcactagggaactttagTGCGCACCATCATGGGCCAGCTAGTGTGTTACACACTAGCtcacactagaatttacacccttCTGGTGTGGACTAATGCAGCTTGTAGGCAAGCCTGTAGTTTcacttattttatatatatatatataagctatGGCATAACTAGATATTTTCAGGCCTGTTTTGTTCTGCTGAATGCTCATTAGTCTCAATTTAAAAGCAAATGAAAGACAATTGAGCAAGCTTAATTTAACTGGCTTAAAAATTGAAAATAGGCCCAGATCCCCACAACATGCATGTGCTCCATTGGGCTCAGCAGGAGCCAAGAAGCAAGCATGCACTCTGTTTGCAGGATAGGGGCTGTGGCCGTTCGGAAGTCTTGCTTTTGTATTAACCCTTATTTGCTTAGTTAGTTAGATGTTTAAAATCTCTGCCTTTTTTTTATTTGAGGTCCCCATCTTGCAATCAGACCTAATAACTCCAACCCCTGGGGCTCTGCCCAGCTTGTACTTTAACCTAGGCCTAATTCCTGTGCACTCTTACctgttttcaattaatttttcatttttagaaTATTTTGCTCTTCCCTGTATCAACTAAGATTTAGTTTCCTTGTACAGACCTTTCCCAGCTGTCTTGCACCTCGCCCCCAGCACACACTCATTTACACTCATTGTGATGCTCATTTTTTAACATAGAACTAAATATACCCAATTTCCCTCAAAGTAACCTCTTACCCCCAACCTCCACCTAGctgcattcccccccaccccccgtaatGAGGATGGGGCTTGTCAGGCACCTCCCTAGAGTTTTCCCTCCTGCTCTGTCAGACAGGATGGCTCCCAGGACTGTAAGGGTGCTGCCACCAGAACCTCTCTGACCTTTCAGGAGAGGAAGGTAGTTCCTGCCCCAATTAGGAAATATGCCACAGAACCAAAGTCATTCCTTGAAGGGGGTCTGGGAACACACTGGACCTCACCTTGGCAGCCCCTTGATGAACCCTTTAGAAGCTATGATCCTCGACTATCTGGTCTCTCCTCATGGTACCCATATGAAGGAACATTTCCTGGGAGTGGCTGTACATACCGTGAGAACAGTGGACTCGAGGGCTTCGTAGGCCTCCTCGTAGCTACATTTCTCTTCTAGACACTCCCGTTCCAGGTTGCCTTCGAGCACCTCTTCCAGGAATCCCCTGTTGGCACGTCGCGGGCGCTTGAGCAGGGAAAGCGCTTGCTGCTGCCCAAGGAAAACTACCAAACCAGAACACTGACCAGTCACTCGacacagagctgggagagaaccgtTTCCTTTGCAGGCTCTGTATGTCTGGTCATGGGTCTGAATCAgtgaacacacacagccagcgaGCCTCTCCTACTGCCTCACCTCTAGTGGAATACAGGGGATGAAAGAGGCCCAATGGGACCTATCCAGTTCACCCTAAGGCCCCATGCAGGATTAACCTCCCTGCAATCTGTGAGCTAAGGCTGTGGCCAGTCCTAGATGCCCCAATGGCTGGggcctccaccccttccctgtacATTTCCTTCGGCAAGGCCGCTCCACTAGTTCACTACTGGGCCAAAGTCTGTCTGCTTGGAGCATCAGCACTCACTGGCTTTGTACTGGCACATACTGGCAGCTGTTTCTCTCACTCTGGTGTGTATCTTTTTGCAATCCCAGCTCAGTGGGATATGCTGGGAAATCACTTCCATCTGCCTGTTCAGAGACCCTGACTTCCAACCTAGCTTCAGCCTTCTCCCATTCCTCTGTATagcagtggggagaggagactgtcAGAAAGTCCTATCTGAGGGGACCCTGCCTCCACATCAGGGAGAGACAGGAATGAGGGAGCAGAAGCCCTAATGGGGAACAAAGGAGGAGCaccaggaacagggacacagtaTATTGCATATGCCTGGGAGTGAGATAGGGCCTAGCCTGTACTACGTGTTGTTCGGACAGCCAGAGGGGCAAAGGCAAAGTGGAGAACAATagccgccctctcccccccataaATAAAGCAGGTCACCAAGAGAAAGTGAGTCCCTGGCCCAGGAATGCCACCTGTGGCCAGCACAAGGCGCAGGACTGATTAAGATACCCCTTCCCTCCGCCCAGGTTCATTCATGCTCCAAGACAGGGGGCTCTGAAATATACAGTCAGAATAACCCAACACAATCCACTGAACTGTAGTAGCCAgccactctccccaccccatcctgctcTTTCCCCAGAACCTGGGGACTGCTGCTTCTCCCTACACAGCAACAGGGAAGCCCTGCGCGCTCTCGCCCCACTTCTTAGCAAGCTAGTGCCTACTATCTTAGCTGGAACAACCCCCTGGCCACTCCAGGGACTGTCAGCCCCTCATACAGGCTTCCCCTTCCAGCTGCAGCTTGGGAATGAACAGTCCCATTCGTTTTCCTCAGCCTCCCTCCCATCACCCCTGCCCTTCCCTCGATACTCAATGAGCCCTTACCCCTGTCATGGCTCAGCACGAGGTGCAGAAGGCAGAAAAGGAGCAGGCTGCTCAGCACTCTGACTCTGCTGTGCCTCATGGTATATGCCTCAGCTGCAGGGGAAATGAAGAGGGAGCAGGACAAGAGAAGTCCCAGCCCTGTCTGGGTTAATGTTGAACCAACATGAAGAAATAGGACCCAGGAGGTCAGGGTGTGTGGTGTGTCAGGGACAGCTGTCCCTCCTCCGCTTGgcttctttccctccccttcGTGCATTTTCACTTTCAACCATTTTACTGGTCTGAGCAGCACAATAAAACAACAATAATTATACTACCTAGCTCTGCTATAGCGCTGTCATAACCATCATCACACTGGGCAGGTCAAACACTTCAAAGACGAGTTACTGCAGCCTCACAACTGCCAGGAggtcacagatggggaaatggaagcaGATGGAAAGAGAAGGATGCTCCCAGGCACACAgtgagccagcagcagagccagaagagcCCAGCCTACCTTGGTGAGGTCACTGCTAGATCAACAGAGCTGAAACAATTTCTCCCAAGCCATCTTTGCTCCCACCTTGCCCCACCACTTCCCTGTCAcatgggctatgtctacactatgaactaTGAGTGTGATTCTCAGCTCACTTACACATACTCACGCTAGCTCGAGGAGAGCTAGTGCGAGTATAAATAGCAGGGTAGCTATGGTAGCACGGGTAGTGGCTGCATGGCTCTGACATGCTGAGTACTTGTCCACAGGGTTCAGACAGTTTGTACTCAGCACGGCTGAGCCACGTGTATGTGATCTGGGAATCACCTGCctaccccatagtgtagacataaccctaGACTCATTGTCAACACCTCCCCTCACATCCAGGCTGACACCAACTCTCcctgttctttcctctcttctctgcccATCACACATTTGTCAATACCCTGGTCATCTGTGATTGATGCAGCCTCCTCTTCTCTGGCCTCCCCAATACTCACCCCCCACT
Proteins encoded in this region:
- the F2 gene encoding prothrombin isoform X1, with the translated sequence MRHSRVRVLSSLLLFCLLHLVLSHDRALCRVTGQCSGLVVFLGQQQALSLLKRPRRANRGFLEEVLEGNLERECLEEKCSYEEAYEALESTVLTDEFWRKYRECESPGKLRTALDECLAGNCVSGSGQNYRGTVSVTKSGIECQFWTSKFPHRPEFNVTANLDANLTKNYCRNPDNNPNGPWCYTRDPAVRREECAVPVCGQNKTTVPFIPRTPPLDKTKEPCETDKGLYYNGHRSVTISGAKCLPWASDKAKELSHGTMFLPEVKLVENYCRNPDGDDEGVWCYVHHPNTTFEYCDLHYCARPLDEMDDVIAGRTITQEHQTFFDVKTFGSGEADCGTRPLFEKKKISDKSEQELLASYIGGRIVKGENAEVGSAPWQVMLFRKSPQELLCGASLISDRWVLTAAHCLFYPPWDKNFTTDDILVRIGKHQRTKYERNTEKIAMLDKIIIHPKYNWKENLDRDIALMLLKKPIVFSDHIHPVCLPTRELVQSLMLTGFKGRVSGWGNLYETWSSGTAALPSVLQQVNLPIVSQDTCKTSTNIKLTDNMFCAGYSPEDSKRGDACEGDSGGPFVMKSPVDNRWYQVGIVSWGEGCDRDGKYGFYTHVFRLKKWMLKTINKYGK
- the F2 gene encoding prothrombin isoform X2, whose amino-acid sequence is MHEGEGKKPSGGGTAVPDTPHTLTSWVLFLHVGSTLTQTGLGLLLSCSLFISPAAEAYTMRHSRVRVLSSLLLFCLLHLVLSHDRVFLGQQQALSLLKRPRRANRGFLEEVLEGNLERECLEEKCSYEEAYEALESTVLTDEFWRKYRECESPGKLRTALDECLAGNCVSGSGQNYRGTVSVTKSGIECQFWTSKFPHRPEFNVTANLDANLTKNYCRNPDNNPNGPWCYTRDPAVRREECAVPVCGQNKTTVPFIPRTPPLDKTKEPCETDKGLYYNGHRSVTISGAKCLPWASDKAKELSHGTMFLPEVKLVENYCRNPDGDDEGVWCYVHHPNTTFEYCDLHYCARPLDEMDDVIAGRTITQEHQTFFDVKTFGSGEADCGTRPLFEKKKISDKSEQELLASYIGGRIVKGENAEVGSAPWQVMLFRKSPQELLCGASLISDRWVLTAAHCLFYPPWDKNFTTDDILVRIGKHQRTKYERNTEKIAMLDKIIIHPKYNWKENLDRDIALMLLKKPIVFSDHIHPVCLPTRELVQSLMLTGFKGRVSGWGNLYETWSSGTAALPSVLQQVNLPIVSQDTCKTSTNIKLTDNMFCAGYSPEDSKRGDACEGDSGGPFVMKSPVDNRWYQVGIVSWGEGCDRDGKYGFYTHVFRLKKWMLKTINKYGK